One Triticum dicoccoides isolate Atlit2015 ecotype Zavitan chromosome 5B, WEW_v2.0, whole genome shotgun sequence genomic window carries:
- the LOC119310982 gene encoding putative UDP-rhamnose:rhamnosyltransferase 1, translating into MAKAMEATARSSSSLHVVVFPWLAFGHMIPYLELSEQLARRGHAVTFVSAPRNLARLRPVPEDLRPRVRLLPLPLPSVDGLPYGAESTADVPPEKVDLLKVAFDGLAAPFAGFLAGACAGGEGATGFGKKPDWIFVDFTHHWLPPIAEQHKVPCALFSIFPAAFIAFLGPKTVNDEHPRRTAEDFTDQPPWIPFPTHIVHRLHEAKQFVQLHLRPNAAGPSDCCRFWETEQHCPLVIVRSCREVDGPLCPLLTDLFGKPVAPSGLLAPYDAAQEAVADRAGGGEDEDKASASLMRWLDEQPARSVIYVAFGSEAPLTPEQVRQLAVGLELSGARFLWALREPSGLLIPDGFEERVSGRGLVRVGWVPQVRVLAHGAVGAFLTHTGWSSLMESFLFGHPLVMLPLFADQCVTARAMAARAVGLEVPRDERDGSFAGVDVAWTVRRVMAEGEEGKALARNARAFQEILCNRAKQDKYVDELVEHLLRLQ; encoded by the exons ATGGCAAAAGCCATGGAAGCCACCGCAAGGTCTTCTTCATCACTCCACGTCGTGGTGTTCCCATGGCTCGCGTTCGGCCATATGATCCCCTACCTCGAGCTCTCGGAGCAGCTGGCGAGGCGCGGGCACGCCGTCACCTTCGTGTCCGCGCCGAGGAACCTCGCCAGGCTGAGGCCCGTCCCGGAGGACCTCCGGCCCCgcgtccgcctcctccccctgcccCTGCCCAGCGTCGACGGCCTTCCTTACGGCGCCGAGTCGACGGCCGACGTCCCGCCGGAGAAGGTCGACCTCCTCAAGGTGGCTTTCGACGGCCTCGCCGCCCCTTTCGCCGGATTTCTTGCCGGAGCCTGCGCCGGCGGGGAGGGTGCGACGGGATTCGGCAAGAAGCCCGATTGGATCTTCGTTGACTTCACACACCACTGGCTCCCGCCCATTGCTGAGCAGCACAAG GTACCGTGCGCGTTGTTCTCCATCTTCCCGGCAGCGTTCATCGCCTTCCTCGGCCCCAAGACGGTGAACGACGAGCACCCGCGGAGGACGGCGGAGGACTTCACGGACCAGCCGCCGTGGATCCCGTTCCCAACCCACATCGTCCACCGTCTCCACGAGGCCAAGCAGTTCGTCCAGCTGCATTTACGCCCCAACGCCGCCGGCCCGTCCGACTGCTGCCGCTTCTGGGAGACGGAGCAGCACTGCCCGCTCGTCATCGTGCGCAGCTGCCGCGAGGTCGACGGCCCGCTCTGCCCCCTCCTCACTGACCTCTTCGGCAAGCCTGTGGCCCCGTCCGGCCTCCTCGCTCCATACGACGCCGCCCAAGAAGCTGTTGCCGAccgtgccggcggcggcgaggatgaGGACAAGGCGAGCGCGAGTCTCATGCGCTGGCTGGACGAGCAGCCGGCGAGGTCCGTGATCTACGTCGCGTTCGGGAGCGAGGCACCGCTGACCCCCGAGCAGGTCCGCCAGCTCGCAGTCGGGCTGGAGCTGTCGGGCGCTCGGTTTCTCTGGGCGCTGCGGGAACCGAGCGGCCTCCTGATCCCCGACGGGTTCGAGGAGCGCGTGTCCGGGCGCGGCCTCGTGCGCGTGGGGTGGGTGCCGCAGGTGCGCGTCCTCGCGCACGGCGCCGTGGGTGCGTTCCTGACGCACACTGGGTGGAGCTCGCTCATGGAGAGCTTCCTGTTCGGCCACCCGCTCGTGATGCTACCTCTGTTCGCCGACCAATGCGTCACGGCGCGAGCCATGGCGGCGAGGGCGGTCGGCCTGGAGGTGCCCAGGGACGAGCGCGACGGGTCGTTCGCCGGGGTCGACGTTGCCTGGACGGTGCGGCGGGTGATGGCGGAGGGCGAGGAAGGGAAGGCGCTCGCCCGCAATGCCAGGGCGTTCCAGGAGATTCTCTGCAACAGGGCGAAGCAGGACAAGTACGTCGACGAGCTAGTTGAACACCTGCTGCGACTGCAATAG